The DNA segment GTCGTGGCGAGTGCGGGTTCGTCGATCTGAATGTAGCGAGCACCGGCGTCAACCAGTTTCTCGATCTCTTCGTTGACGAGGTCAGCGAGGTCGTAGGCCAGGGCTTCTTCGTCCTCGTAGGCCTCGTTGAACGACCAGTTAGCGAGCGTGTACGGGCCGGTGATGGGAACTTTGACCGGTCGGTTCGTCGCGTCGGCGGTGAACTCGTACTCGTCGACGAGCCAGCTGTCGGTGTACTCGACTTCGCTGACGACAGACGGTTTGTCGAAGTAGTTGTGCCCCCAGACTTTGACCGGGCCGTTGAACTCGTAGCCGTCGATCCGGTGGGCGAAGAACTCGACCATCTCGTTGCGCCGCATCTCGCCGTCAACGACGACGTCTAGGCCGGCACGTTCGTGCTCGTTCGTGATCAGCCGGGCTGCGTCGTCCAGTGCTTCCTGATAGTCCCCCTCGTCGAAGCCGTGGTCGGGGTCCTGATACAGCTCTTTTGCGCGGTTCAGCCACTTCGGTTTTGGATAGCTGCCAACGACGGTCGTCAACAGGAAGTGGTCGTTTTCG comes from the Natronosalvus amylolyticus genome and includes:
- a CDS encoding methionine synthase, yielding MSPDRNENRDQFRPEQHENDHFLLTTVVGSYPKPKWLNRAKELYQDPDHGFDEGDYQEALDDAARLITNEHERAGLDVVVDGEMRRNEMVEFFAHRIDGYEFNGPVKVWGHNYFDKPSVVSEVEYTDSWLVDEYEFTADATNRPVKVPITGPYTLANWSFNEAYEDEEALAYDLADLVNEEIEKLVDAGARYIQIDEPALATTPDDHAIVGECLERIVDDIPEEVRIGLHVCYGDYSRIYPEILEFPVDEFDLELANGDYEQLDVFKDPEFTKDLALGVTDVHVAEVESVEQIERNIEKGLEIVPPEQLVVSPDCGVKLLPREVAYGKMANMVEAARNVEKRLDDGEIEVRSAQAPADD